AAGGAGCGCCAGCGGGCGCAGAGGCGCGCCCGCAAGGAGCAGGCCAAGCAGAGCGCCAGTTCTGGGGGCGCCGGTGGCGGCGGCTCAGCTGGCGGATTCCCCGGCGGGTTCCCAGGTGGCTTCCCCGGCGGCTTCCCTGGCGGATTCCCTGGCGGATTCCCCGGCGCAgctggcggcggcggcggcggcggaggtggCATGCCAGGCGGCGTCGACATGGCCGATTTGATGGGCGCCATGAAGGATCCCGAGGTGGCTGCCGCCATGCAGGTAGGATTTctataaacataaattgagTCAACTGTTTTTGGGACTGTTAATGTGAACTTAAAGGTTGTTTTTAGCTATTGGAAGAAATAGCAAGCAAGAATAGTTTAGAAGcaactgaaaaataaaaattcacaCTTATCATaggtataatatttttaaatattaaaaaaagaatgaCTGTTTTCACataatttcaaagaaaaaaagcctagcaaaatgtaaatttataaatagttgTAGGTttttatcaatcaaaaatagtttcatGAAGCTAATACTATAAACTAAACggggaaaatataaaaatttaacttcaaACTTAGATACGAAGGATGGTTAAgttaaaaattcagttttggTTCACCCTTTTGCGGGTCATTGAAAACTTAGTCACAAGCAAACTTCTAAATGGGTGAGccaattaactttaatttttgcaagtcatataaaaaatctataaatgtgagaataaatttactttaattttagcAAGTCATGAAAAATACCTcaaaaaatgaaatcgaaaGCAGTATCAAAGTTAATTTCAAACCACActtctattttgttttattttgatacttgTGTGGTATAGTCATCTatcttattaaaaaacttttcattttcaatagttcaaaatttatataagaattgtttagttttgttACAAATTGTCGTTTCCAggacaaaacttttaaataaacgaAATGTTTTTTCCACAGGACATCCTTGGCAATCCGGCCAACATCACAAAGTACGTGTCCAACCCAAAGATCTTCAACCTGATCAAGAAGTTCGTGCCCGGCGGCGATGTGGGAGCTGCTTTTGCCCAGGCGGAGGAGAAATCCGAGGAGCCGAGCGAGCCGAAGACCAAGAAGGGATCCGCCGACTTCGTGGACGATGGCTTGGACTAAAGGCAACCAGGGATCGCAGGGACTCCATATAggaaacacacaacacacacgaCACATGCGGCGATGAAAATGAGTTAACaagtcacacacacacgaaacAGAGCGAGATGAAAACAACGACAAGCAAGGAGCGAGCGAGGGAGAGCGATGATTCGAGGAGgggaaataacaaaaactggGAAAAGAAGGAGGAAAAGCTGCTGCCTTACACATTTCCCAGCTCGCAATTAAGTTGAACATTTCCCTGCGCTTTATCTTAAATCacactaaaaacaaaatgaagaaTTGGCGAAgcagaaaatatatacataaatacaagCAGTCAGAAGAATAAGTAACTTTTATGCAAAAACAGAGAGAAGAGATGATGGTGATGGCCCAACACATTTTTCAAaagctttttctttttcttaacCATTAAGCCACTGAAGAAAACACGACTAAGAGCTAGAGTacatttaaaagcttttcccAATTTTCACACAAGAAGATCAGCAAGTGTCCTGTGAAGAAATCAACTACAAATGTTTCCTTACCTAACATTTAAAGGTCTAAAGTCAAGTCTGTCGATCGATCTAGTTGAACTAAAGCTCGAtaagaaaccaaaacaaaacgaaacaagagaaataaaaatatatataaataattagcCTTAATTAACGATACTCGGAGACATCAATTATAACAGGCcgaaaaacgga
The Drosophila gunungcola strain Sukarami unplaced genomic scaffold, Dgunungcola_SK_2 000335F, whole genome shotgun sequence DNA segment above includes these coding regions:
- the LOC128266098 gene encoding hsc70-interacting protein 1-like, with the protein product MPGGVDMADLMGAMKDPEVAAAMQDILGNPANITKYVSNPKIFNLIKKFVPGGDVGAAFAQAEEKSEEPSEPKTKKGSADFVDDGLD